The genome window TGGGCGATCACCGCGCTGGCGTCGCCGAAGCCGTTGAGGATCAGGTTGGCGCCGGCCTTGGCCAGGCTGAGCGCTATGCCCAGGCCGATGCCGCTGGTGGAGCCGGTGACCAGGGCGGTCTTGCCGTTCAAGTTCGTCATGTCAACCTCACACAATGCCGGTGGCGTAGAAAGTACCGATCACCACGAACACCGCGAGGGTCTTGATAATCGTGATGCCGAAAATATCCTTGTAGGCTTCGCGGTGGGTCAGCCCGGTCACCGCCAGCAGCGTAATCACCGCGCCGTTGTGGGGCAGGGTGTCCATGCCGCCGCTGGCCATGGCCGCTACCCGGTGCAGCACTTCAAGGGGGATATTGGCCGCATGGGCCGCGGAAATAAAGCTTTCGGACATCGCCGCCAGGGCGATGCTCATGCCGCCCGAGGCCGAACCGGTGATACCGGCCAGCAAGGTCACGGTGATCGCTTCGTTGACCAGCGGATTGGGGATGCCCTTGAGCCAGTCCGCCAGCACCAGAAAGCCCGGCAGTGAGGCGATGACCGCACCAAAGCCGTATTCCGATGCGGTGTTCATCGCCGCCAGCAGCGCACCGCTGACCGCGCTTTTACTGCCTTCGGCGAGCTTGTCGCGAATCGCCGACCAGCCGAACACCAGCACCATGACAATGCCCACCAGCAACGCCGCCTGCACCGCCCAGATTGCCGTGAGCTTGGCGACTTCGGTGGTCACCGGCGCGCTCATGCCCGGCAGGCTCAGGCTATGGGTCTTGCCATACCACTGCGGAATCCAGTGGGTGAACAGCAGGTTCATCACGCCCACCAGAATCAGCGGCGACAGCGCGATCCATGGGTTGGGCAAGGTGAGGTTCTCGGCGGTTTCCGGCTCGTTACGCAGCTCGGTGCCATAGCCTTCGCCGGCACGCTGGGCCTTGTTGCGCTGGCGCGCCAGGTAGAGCATGCCGGTGCAGAACACGAAGATCGTGCCGATCAAGCCCAGCCACGGCGCAGCCCACGCGGTGGTATTGAAGAAGGTGCTGGGGATGATGTTCTGGATCTGCGGCGTGCCGGGCAGGGCGTCCATGGTGAACGAGAACGCGCCAAGGGCGATGGTTGCCGGGATCAGGCGCTTGGGGATATTGCTCTGGCGGAACATCTCCGCTGCGAACGGGTAGACCGCAAACACCACCACAAACAACG of Pseudomonas fluorescens contains these proteins:
- a CDS encoding GntP family permease, which gives rise to MSVIIALAALALLMLAAYRGYSVILFAPIAALGAVLLTDPSAVAPAFTGVFMEKMVGFIKLYFPVFLLGAVFGKLIELSGFSRSIVAAAIRLLGTRQAMLVIVLVCALLTYGGVSLFVVVFAVYPFAAEMFRQSNIPKRLIPATIALGAFSFTMDALPGTPQIQNIIPSTFFNTTAWAAPWLGLIGTIFVFCTGMLYLARQRNKAQRAGEGYGTELRNEPETAENLTLPNPWIALSPLILVGVMNLLFTHWIPQWYGKTHSLSLPGMSAPVTTEVAKLTAIWAVQAALLVGIVMVLVFGWSAIRDKLAEGSKSAVSGALLAAMNTASEYGFGAVIASLPGFLVLADWLKGIPNPLVNEAITVTLLAGITGSASGGMSIALAAMSESFISAAHAANIPLEVLHRVAAMASGGMDTLPHNGAVITLLAVTGLTHREAYKDIFGITIIKTLAVFVVIGTFYATGIV